In a genomic window of Deltaproteobacteria bacterium:
- a CDS encoding lipoprotein receptor encodes MDGATDAAPCTPAPEVCDGRDNDCDGDVDEDFNLMADPANCGACGNA; translated from the coding sequence ATGGACGGTGCGACCGACGCTGCACCGTGCACGCCGGCGCCTGAGGTCTGCGACGGCCGCGACAACGACTGCGACGGCGACGTCGACGAAGACTTCAACCTGATGGCGGACCCCGCAAACTGCGGCGCGTGCGGCAACGCG
- a CDS encoding MerR family transcriptional regulator encodes MADERYYTSGELTRAAGCTRKALRVYQAKGLIKPDRNTGNRRYRAEAFERLRFIVAMRDLGLSVDKIGEILEARDAPGARGGAVAHKLAAEVGDLIPQITDKIQHLLRVRNQLVVARETLLSCAPCSNPIESCAHCAEAGALDTMSELLLVGQ; translated from the coding sequence ATGGCGGACGAACGGTACTACACGAGCGGAGAACTCACGCGGGCGGCGGGGTGCACGCGCAAGGCGCTGCGCGTCTATCAGGCCAAAGGGCTGATCAAACCGGACCGCAACACGGGCAACCGGCGCTATCGGGCCGAGGCGTTCGAGCGGCTGCGGTTCATCGTCGCGATGCGCGACCTCGGCCTGTCGGTCGACAAGATCGGCGAGATTCTCGAGGCCCGCGACGCGCCGGGCGCGCGCGGCGGCGCGGTGGCTCACAAGCTGGCCGCGGAGGTCGGCGACCTGATCCCGCAGATCACCGACAAGATTCAGCACTTGTTGCGGGTACGCAATCAGCTGGTCGTCGCCCGGGAGACGCTGCTGTCGTGTGCGCCGTGCAGCAACCCGATCGAGAGCTGCGCGCACTGCGCGGAAGCCGGGGCGCTCGACACGATGTCCGAGCTGCTGCTCGTCGGCCAATAG